One Pectobacterium colocasium DNA segment encodes these proteins:
- the dsrB gene encoding protein DsrB, which translates to MKVNDLVTVKTDGKTRREGTILAVETFQEGIMYLVALKDYPAGIWFFNEADSKDGTFVEPKTLPQKE; encoded by the coding sequence ATGAAAGTTAATGATCTGGTTACAGTTAAAACCGATGGGAAAACGCGCCGGGAAGGGACGATTCTGGCTGTGGAAACGTTCCAAGAAGGGATAATGTACTTAGTTGCATTAAAAGATTACCCAGCCGGTATTTGGTTTTTCAATGAGGCTGACAGTAAAGATGGTACGTTTGTTGAGCCAAAAACGTTGCCGCAAAAAGAGTAA
- the flhD gene encoding flagellar transcriptional regulator FlhD gives MGTSELLKHIYDINLSYLLLAQRLINDEKASAMFRLGINDEMADTLMQLTLPQMVKLAETNQLICHFRFNDHNTIKVLTQESRVDDLQQIHTGILLSSHLLQQLTSKEENLPKKRA, from the coding sequence ATGGGTACCTCTGAATTACTCAAACACATTTATGACATTAATCTGTCTTATTTGTTACTGGCGCAACGCTTAATTAATGATGAAAAAGCTTCTGCTATGTTCCGTCTTGGAATCAATGACGAGATGGCAGATACCTTGATGCAACTGACTTTACCGCAGATGGTGAAATTGGCAGAAACTAACCAGTTGATATGCCATTTCCGTTTTAACGATCACAATACAATCAAAGTGTTGACTCAGGAATCGCGCGTGGATGATTTACAGCAAATTCATACCGGGATTCTGTTGTCGAGCCACTTATTACAACAGTTAACTTCGAAAGAAGAAAACCTGCCTAAGAAAAGGGCATAA
- the flhC gene encoding flagellar transcriptional regulator FlhC → MAEKSIVQEAKDIQLAMELISLGARLQMLESETQLSRGRLIKLYKELRGSPPPKGMLPFSTDWFMTWEQNIHSSMFYNAYSFLIKNGQCSGVEAVIKSYRLYLEQCAPQSDSPLLALTRAWTLVRFVDSGMLQLSSCNCCKGMFITHAHQPKNSFVCSLCQPPSRAVKKRKLSQNLADIIPQLLDEQVKHAV, encoded by the coding sequence ATGGCGGAGAAAAGTATTGTTCAGGAAGCGAAAGATATCCAATTAGCAATGGAACTCATTTCGCTTGGCGCTCGTTTACAGATGTTAGAAAGTGAAACTCAGCTAAGTCGCGGACGTTTGATTAAACTGTATAAAGAACTGAGAGGAAGTCCGCCGCCCAAGGGAATGCTACCTTTTTCAACGGATTGGTTTATGACCTGGGAACAGAATATTCATTCATCAATGTTCTACAACGCATACAGCTTTTTAATCAAGAATGGACAGTGCAGTGGTGTTGAGGCGGTTATTAAATCTTACCGGCTTTATCTCGAACAGTGTGCGCCGCAGAGCGATTCTCCACTGTTGGCATTGACGCGAGCCTGGACATTAGTCCGGTTTGTTGACAGCGGTATGCTGCAACTGTCGTCATGCAATTGCTGCAAAGGGATGTTCATTACTCATGCTCATCAACCTAAAAACAGTTTTGTTTGTAGTTTGTGCCAACCCCCTTCCAGAGCGGTAAAAAAGCGTAAACTTTCGCAAAATCTTGCCGATATAATACCTCAACTGCTGGATGAACAGGTAAAACACGCAGTCTGA
- a CDS encoding KTSC domain-containing protein produces the protein MQRQQVSSSRIYSIGYDPKTHNLEIEFHNKEIYQYVGVPESIYKKFISDAVVSKGRFFDGVIKDKFLCRKIR, from the coding sequence TTGCAGCGACAGCAGGTTTCATCGTCACGAATTTATTCCATTGGGTACGATCCAAAGACGCATAACCTTGAGATAGAATTTCATAATAAAGAGATCTATCAATATGTTGGCGTACCTGAATCTATCTATAAAAAATTTATTTCTGACGCTGTCGTCTCTAAAGGCCGTTTCTTTGATGGCGTGATAAAAGATAAATTTTTATGCCGAAAAATCAGATAA
- a CDS encoding diguanylate cyclase, with protein sequence MNELLNVNEQRDNGELDYNQVITSEWMQLIATTSQKSFNLLRILSDQKASDFADEFYSYMLKDQEASLFLSSQQVHDRLHGSMSQWIADILTNTGKHLADLINHQKKIGQIHARIGIPVDLVERGARRLKWHLYEEIGLVAEDKALCFDAMRFASISMDIALEIMSKTYSQSHDLAAKNEESYRLFSILENASMERERQNASLLNWENAFIFSVATGTPLYSIQDLSDSEFGLWFNHKGKSSFSNIQGIRTIASIMTETDEYIHSYSTTALLTQQDYAPLLKAVRSKIYKINMLLRSLFDEVQKLESGKDTLTLLLNRRFLPTILRHEISLAMHSNAPLSIAMIDIDHFKTVNDTYGHAAGDNILKRIAEVLYESMRNSDYVFRYGGEEFMIVLIETPKVAAHTIIDRLRKKIQDHPIYLQSGESVTITISAGIAVYSGHPDYECLIKAADDALYQAKANGRNRIEYAPEE encoded by the coding sequence TTGAACGAACTATTGAACGTTAATGAACAGAGAGATAACGGTGAGTTGGACTACAATCAAGTCATAACATCAGAATGGATGCAATTGATAGCCACAACCTCACAGAAATCTTTTAATCTACTGCGAATCCTCTCCGATCAGAAGGCGTCCGACTTTGCTGACGAGTTCTACTCTTACATGCTCAAAGATCAGGAGGCCTCCCTTTTTCTTTCCAGCCAGCAAGTCCACGATCGTCTCCATGGCTCGATGAGCCAGTGGATAGCAGATATTCTAACGAATACCGGGAAACATCTGGCTGACCTGATTAATCATCAAAAGAAAATTGGCCAGATTCATGCACGCATTGGTATTCCCGTCGATCTGGTCGAGCGCGGCGCTCGGCGCCTAAAATGGCACCTTTATGAAGAGATCGGGCTGGTTGCAGAGGATAAAGCGCTATGTTTTGATGCCATGCGTTTTGCCTCTATCTCTATGGATATCGCCCTAGAGATCATGAGTAAAACCTATTCACAATCGCACGATCTCGCCGCCAAAAATGAAGAATCCTATCGGCTATTTTCTATTCTGGAAAACGCCAGTATGGAGAGAGAGCGTCAGAATGCATCGCTACTAAACTGGGAAAATGCTTTTATTTTCAGCGTCGCGACAGGTACACCGCTTTACAGCATCCAAGACCTGAGTGATTCAGAGTTTGGGCTGTGGTTTAACCATAAGGGGAAATCCAGTTTCAGTAACATTCAGGGGATACGTACTATCGCCTCAATCATGACGGAAACGGATGAGTATATTCACAGCTATAGCACTACCGCACTACTGACGCAGCAGGATTACGCCCCGCTACTTAAAGCTGTCAGAAGCAAAATTTATAAAATAAATATGCTGCTGAGATCGCTATTTGACGAAGTCCAAAAGTTGGAAAGCGGTAAGGATACGTTGACCCTTCTGCTAAACCGTCGCTTCCTGCCAACCATTCTTCGGCATGAAATATCGCTGGCCATGCACTCAAATGCCCCGCTCAGCATTGCCATGATTGATATTGACCACTTTAAAACCGTCAATGACACTTATGGCCATGCAGCTGGTGATAACATCCTGAAAAGGATTGCAGAAGTGCTTTATGAAAGCATGAGGAACAGCGACTATGTTTTCCGTTACGGCGGGGAAGAATTCATGATCGTGCTTATTGAAACACCCAAAGTTGCCGCCCACACCATCATTGATCGATTGAGAAAGAAAATTCAGGATCACCCGATTTATCTCCAAAGCGGTGAAAGCGTTACAATAACCATAAGCGCAGGTATCGCCGTGTATAGCGGCCATCCAGATTATGAATGTCTGATAAAAGCAGCAGACGATGCGCTCTATCAGGCAAAAGCCAATGGAAGAAACCGGATCGAATACGCCCCGGAAGAATAA
- a CDS encoding phage integrase has protein sequence MAVSKLPSGKWLCQCFPYGRDGKRIRKQFATRGEALSYERRLMADKKGIDTTTSNITLKDLVQRWYDMHGKTLSSGDSRYTKLLAICERLDDPFAIDVDKNMFAVYRERRLKGEWNPKGKAVLKEATVNREYSYLRAVFSELKRMGEWDKENPLDGIRQFKEGDQELAFLYPDEIKRLLAACDESDNKDLGIIVRLCLATGARWSEAQDLKQSQILPNRVTFTKTKGNKNRTVPISEKMRSLLPKKRGALFTPAYESFKYAIKRAGIELPSGQLTHVLRHSFASHFMMNGGNILVLQQILGHSTITMTMRYAHFAPDHLDAAVTLNPFDSLEIDK, from the coding sequence ATGGCTGTAAGCAAACTTCCATCTGGCAAATGGCTTTGTCAGTGCTTCCCATATGGTCGTGATGGTAAACGCATCCGCAAACAGTTTGCCACTCGCGGCGAGGCGCTTTCTTATGAGCGCCGCCTTATGGCCGATAAAAAAGGCATCGATACCACAACCAGTAATATCACTCTGAAAGATTTGGTTCAGCGCTGGTATGACATGCACGGCAAAACGCTGTCATCCGGTGATTCCCGCTACACGAAATTACTCGCCATTTGTGAACGTCTAGACGATCCGTTTGCTATCGACGTTGATAAAAATATGTTTGCTGTGTACCGCGAACGACGCCTTAAAGGTGAGTGGAATCCAAAGGGTAAAGCCGTTCTGAAAGAAGCGACGGTCAACCGTGAATATTCTTACCTGCGTGCAGTCTTCTCCGAACTGAAAAGGATGGGGGAGTGGGATAAAGAAAATCCACTGGATGGCATACGCCAATTCAAAGAGGGCGATCAGGAACTGGCATTTCTCTATCCGGACGAAATAAAGCGCCTGCTGGCTGCGTGTGATGAATCAGACAATAAGGATTTGGGTATTATCGTTCGCTTGTGCCTGGCTACCGGAGCACGGTGGAGTGAAGCACAGGATTTAAAGCAATCTCAAATCCTGCCAAACCGTGTCACGTTCACCAAAACGAAAGGCAACAAGAACAGAACGGTGCCAATTTCTGAGAAGATGCGCAGCTTGCTGCCTAAAAAACGTGGGGCGCTTTTCACCCCAGCTTATGAGTCTTTCAAGTACGCCATTAAACGGGCTGGCATTGAATTACCGAGCGGGCAGCTTACCCACGTTTTACGCCACTCATTCGCATCACATTTCATGATGAACGGCGGGAATATTCTGGTACTGCAACAGATTTTAGGCCACAGCACTATCACCATGACAATGCGTTATGCCCACTTTGCTCCTGATCATCTGGATGCGGCTGTTACCCTAAATCCATTCGATTCATTAGAAATAGATAAGTAA
- the motA gene encoding flagellar motor stator protein MotA, with the protein MLVILGYIVIVASILGGYLMVGGALGALYQPSELLIIGGAAVGAFIVGNNGKAIKATLRALPLLVKSSKYNKALYMDLMSLLFRVMAKSRQQGMLSLEFDIDNPRESEIFSSYPNILADNTIVEFITDYLRLMVSGNMNAFEIETLMDEEIETIEHESEVPASSLTMMGDGLPAFGIVAAVMGVVHSLAYVDRPAAELGMMIAHAMVGTFLGILLAYGFVSPLAALLRQKNAEKIKVLQCIKVTLLSSLNGYAPQIAVEFGRKTLYSTERPSFTELEEHIRRVKSPTQQASDSNA; encoded by the coding sequence GTGCTGGTTATATTGGGTTATATCGTAATTGTGGCCTCGATACTCGGCGGTTATCTCATGGTCGGTGGGGCCTTGGGGGCGCTTTATCAACCTTCGGAGCTGCTGATTATCGGTGGTGCTGCGGTAGGTGCTTTCATCGTGGGTAACAATGGAAAGGCGATAAAAGCAACACTACGTGCGTTACCGCTTTTGGTCAAAAGTTCCAAGTATAATAAAGCATTATATATGGATCTCATGTCCTTACTCTTTCGTGTGATGGCCAAATCCCGCCAGCAAGGCATGCTTTCCCTGGAGTTTGATATTGATAACCCTCGTGAGAGTGAAATTTTCTCTAGCTATCCGAACATCCTTGCTGATAACACCATCGTTGAATTTATTACCGATTATTTGCGTTTGATGGTCAGCGGCAACATGAATGCGTTTGAGATTGAAACGCTCATGGATGAAGAAATCGAAACGATTGAACATGAAAGTGAAGTGCCGGCTTCCAGTTTGACGATGATGGGGGATGGTCTTCCTGCATTTGGTATCGTCGCTGCCGTTATGGGCGTGGTTCACTCGCTGGCCTATGTTGACCGACCTGCTGCTGAGCTGGGGATGATGATCGCTCACGCCATGGTGGGTACTTTCCTAGGGATTTTACTTGCTTACGGCTTTGTCTCTCCATTGGCCGCATTGCTGCGTCAAAAAAACGCAGAAAAAATCAAAGTATTACAGTGTATTAAGGTCACTTTACTGTCTAGCCTTAATGGCTATGCTCCGCAAATTGCCGTTGAATTTGGTCGTAAAACGCTGTACTCAACGGAGCGTCCTTCCTTTACCGAATTGGAAGAACACATTCGTCGTGTGAAATCGCCGACTCAGCAAGCGTCGGACAGTAACGCATGA
- the motB gene encoding flagellar motor protein MotB gives MKHQHPIIRKKRKSGHGGHHGGSWKIAYADFMTAMMALFLVMWLIAISTPMQLAQIAEYFRTPLKVALTSGSKSSDSSSPIPGGGNDPTQQDGEVKKAIKTDNVEKKLDEVRLNRLRERLDQLIEADPRLRALRPHLLIEMIDEGLRIQIIDSQNRPMFKTGSAQVEPYMRDILRAIAPILNDFPNKLSISGHTDDVQYTTGERGYSNWELSADRANASRRELIFGGLSEGKVLRVVGMAATMNLKQATSGNDAINRRISLLVLSRQAQKDIEEENAESSAVNIDKAENLQNMELDKPKPTTPAAENSDNNTSGSGGVSPQPTNGVPAPERQQPTTALPAAPDSQATPSQ, from the coding sequence ATGAAACATCAACATCCCATTATTCGCAAAAAGCGTAAGTCTGGACATGGGGGCCACCATGGTGGCTCCTGGAAGATTGCCTACGCTGACTTTATGACAGCAATGATGGCATTGTTTCTTGTAATGTGGCTTATCGCAATTTCTACACCAATGCAGTTGGCCCAAATTGCAGAGTATTTCCGTACCCCATTAAAGGTTGCGTTAACTTCAGGTTCTAAATCAAGCGACAGTTCCAGCCCGATTCCGGGTGGAGGAAACGATCCAACCCAGCAAGACGGTGAAGTCAAAAAAGCCATCAAAACAGACAACGTGGAAAAAAAGCTGGATGAAGTTCGGCTTAATCGATTGCGTGAACGTCTGGATCAGTTAATTGAGGCCGATCCGCGGCTACGCGCACTGCGTCCACATCTGCTAATTGAAATGATCGATGAAGGGTTACGCATCCAAATCATCGACAGTCAAAACCGCCCAATGTTTAAAACCGGGAGCGCGCAGGTTGAGCCTTATATGCGAGATATCCTGCGTGCGATAGCGCCTATCCTGAATGACTTTCCAAACAAGCTGAGCATCTCAGGCCATACCGATGATGTTCAGTATACGACAGGGGAACGTGGGTATAGTAACTGGGAATTGTCTGCAGATCGTGCCAACGCATCACGTCGAGAGCTTATTTTTGGTGGTTTGTCTGAAGGAAAAGTTTTGCGCGTGGTGGGTATGGCTGCGACAATGAACCTTAAACAGGCGACAAGTGGAAATGATGCGATTAACCGACGCATCAGTTTGCTGGTATTGAGCAGACAAGCTCAAAAGGATATTGAAGAAGAAAATGCAGAAAGCTCTGCTGTAAATATAGACAAGGCGGAAAATTTACAAAATATGGAGTTGGATAAGCCTAAACCTACCACTCCGGCTGCCGAAAATAGTGATAATAATACGAGTGGAAGTGGTGGTGTATCGCCACAACCAACTAATGGAGTTCCTGCTCCAGAGCGTCAACAGCCAACCACTGCGTTGCCTGCTGCGCCCGATAGTCAGGCGACGCCTTCTCAATAA
- a CDS encoding DMT family transporter — translation MEKRPHFFSDKKVVFFIATLCCLLWGSAYPAIKNGYELFHIADNDIPGKLVFAGYRFAFAGLLLLVLAVLSGRSIGRFQRGQLVQLSILGIFQTSLQYVFFYIGLAYTTGVKGSIMNATSTFFSVLLAHYLYQNDKLNINKLTGCILGFVGVMVVNINSNGMSTGFTLLGDGFVVIAAFILSASTIYGKRISQTMDPTVMTGYQLAIGGIILTISGYCTGGTLIMPDWKAVLMLGYLILLSSVAFSLWSQLLKYNRVGMVAPFNFLIPVSGTLLSALFLNESILEWKYFFALVLVCSGIWLVNRVVKSDR, via the coding sequence TTGGAAAAGCGTCCGCATTTTTTCTCTGATAAAAAAGTTGTTTTTTTTATCGCCACATTATGCTGTTTGCTCTGGGGAAGTGCTTATCCGGCAATTAAAAATGGTTATGAACTGTTTCACATTGCAGATAATGATATTCCTGGAAAACTTGTTTTTGCAGGCTACCGATTCGCGTTTGCCGGGCTGTTGCTGCTAGTGCTTGCCGTGCTAAGTGGGCGATCTATCGGGCGCTTCCAGCGCGGGCAGTTAGTCCAGCTAAGCATCCTGGGAATATTCCAGACATCACTGCAGTACGTTTTCTTCTATATCGGTCTGGCTTATACCACGGGTGTTAAAGGTTCGATCATGAATGCAACCAGTACTTTTTTTAGCGTGCTGCTTGCTCATTATTTATACCAGAATGATAAATTAAATATCAACAAGCTAACTGGCTGTATATTAGGCTTTGTCGGTGTGATGGTCGTTAATATCAACAGTAACGGAATGAGCACCGGTTTTACGCTGTTGGGTGATGGGTTCGTTGTTATTGCAGCATTTATTTTGTCAGCATCTACTATATATGGTAAGCGAATATCGCAAACGATGGACCCAACGGTGATGACCGGTTATCAACTGGCTATTGGCGGGATCATTTTAACGATATCGGGATACTGTACAGGTGGGACACTCATCATGCCGGATTGGAAAGCGGTACTGATGCTGGGCTATCTTATTTTGCTCTCGTCAGTCGCTTTTTCATTATGGAGCCAACTGCTGAAATACAATCGAGTCGGTATGGTTGCGCCATTTAATTTCCTTATCCCGGTATCTGGCACGTTGCTGTCAGCACTGTTCCTGAATGAAAGCATCCTGGAGTGGAAATATTTCTTTGCACTCGTCCTGGTGTGTTCAGGCATTTGGCTGGTCAATCGGGTTGTGAAAAGCGATCGGTAA
- the cheA gene encoding chemotaxis protein CheA, translating to MSAFYQTFFDEADELLADMEQHLLLLDPSEPDTEQLNAIFRAAHSIKGGAGTFGFKVLQETTHILENLLDGARRGEMRLSTDIINLFLETKDIMQDQLDAYKTAQEPNAESFEYICQALRQLALESKADGDVAQAEAPAAQHTASPASSAAGKGEMRIALTGLKSQEIPQMLEELGNLGTVKDPHQTDTSVEVTLVTSESEDDISAVLCFVLEPEQISFKSAVASQPVVAEVVEIPAVVEAPTPVAPSAPAAAKPQAVPENGKNKAKTGDTSIRVAVEKVDQLINLVGELVITQSMLAQRSSELDPVAHGDLLNSMGQLERNARDLQESVMSIRMMPMEYVFSRFPRLVRDLAAKLDKQVELTLMGSSTELDKSLIERIIDPLTHLVRNSLDHGIESPDKRVAAGKSAVGNLTLSAEHQGGNICIEVIDDGAGLNRERILAKALSQGLAVSDTMSDEEVGMLIFAPGFSTAEKVTDVSGRGVGMDVVKRNIQEMGGHVEIHFQAGKGTTIRILLPLTLAILDGMSVKVNNEVFILPLNAVMESLQPQSEDLYPLAGGERVLQVRGEYLPLVELFHIFDVDGAKTDATQGIVVILQSAGRRYALLVDQLIGQHQVVVKNLESNYRKVPGVSAATILGDGSVALIVDVSALQALNREKRVVETAA from the coding sequence ATGAGTGCTTTCTATCAAACGTTCTTTGATGAAGCAGATGAATTACTGGCAGATATGGAACAACATTTATTATTGTTGGATCCGTCAGAGCCTGATACCGAGCAATTGAATGCGATTTTCCGAGCAGCTCACTCCATCAAAGGGGGGGCAGGCACGTTCGGTTTTAAAGTATTGCAGGAAACTACACACATTTTAGAAAATTTACTCGATGGGGCAAGACGCGGAGAAATGCGTCTTAGCACTGATATCATCAACCTGTTTCTGGAAACAAAAGACATTATGCAGGATCAGTTGGACGCTTATAAAACCGCGCAGGAACCCAATGCTGAAAGCTTTGAGTATATCTGTCAGGCCCTGCGCCAGCTTGCTCTGGAGTCTAAAGCTGATGGTGACGTTGCCCAGGCAGAGGCACCTGCTGCACAGCATACCGCCAGCCCAGCCTCTAGCGCTGCAGGTAAAGGTGAGATGCGTATTGCATTAACTGGCCTGAAATCTCAGGAAATACCTCAGATGCTGGAAGAGCTTGGTAATCTGGGAACCGTTAAAGATCCTCACCAGACTGACACCAGCGTAGAAGTGACATTGGTCACGTCTGAAAGCGAAGACGATATTAGTGCTGTACTGTGTTTTGTTCTTGAACCTGAGCAAATCAGCTTCAAATCTGCCGTAGCCAGCCAACCTGTCGTCGCTGAAGTTGTGGAGATACCCGCTGTTGTTGAAGCTCCGACACCCGTAGCTCCGTCTGCGCCAGCGGCTGCAAAACCGCAAGCTGTACCGGAAAATGGAAAAAATAAAGCAAAAACCGGTGATACCAGTATTCGTGTAGCGGTTGAGAAAGTTGACCAGCTTATCAACCTCGTTGGTGAGTTAGTCATTACGCAATCTATGCTGGCACAGCGCTCAAGCGAACTCGACCCTGTGGCGCATGGCGACCTGCTCAACAGTATGGGGCAGTTGGAACGTAACGCTCGCGATCTGCAAGAATCGGTCATGTCTATCCGTATGATGCCGATGGAATATGTATTTAGCCGTTTCCCTCGTTTGGTCCGTGACCTGGCTGCCAAATTGGATAAGCAGGTCGAGTTAACGCTGATGGGAAGTTCGACTGAATTGGATAAGAGTTTGATCGAACGTATTATCGATCCTCTGACACACCTGGTACGTAACAGTCTTGATCACGGTATCGAATCTCCAGATAAACGCGTTGCTGCAGGTAAATCTGCGGTGGGTAACTTGACGCTTTCTGCGGAACACCAGGGCGGTAACATCTGTATTGAAGTTATTGATGATGGCGCAGGTCTTAACCGCGAAAGAATTCTGGCTAAAGCCCTGTCTCAAGGGTTAGCCGTGAGCGACACGATGTCTGATGAAGAAGTGGGCATGTTGATTTTTGCCCCTGGCTTCTCCACTGCAGAGAAGGTTACAGACGTTTCTGGTCGCGGTGTCGGCATGGATGTGGTTAAGCGGAATATCCAGGAAATGGGTGGGCATGTCGAAATCCATTTCCAGGCTGGAAAAGGTACGACTATCAGAATCTTGTTACCATTAACGTTAGCCATCCTCGATGGTATGTCCGTTAAAGTTAACAATGAAGTCTTTATTCTCCCGCTTAATGCTGTCATGGAATCCCTGCAGCCGCAGTCGGAAGACCTGTACCCATTAGCCGGTGGCGAGCGCGTACTGCAAGTTCGTGGTGAATATTTACCTCTCGTTGAGCTATTCCATATTTTTGATGTGGATGGGGCTAAAACGGATGCTACTCAGGGTATAGTCGTGATCCTGCAGAGTGCAGGCCGGCGTTATGCCTTGTTGGTTGATCAGTTGATCGGTCAACATCAGGTCGTCGTTAAAAACCTGGAAAGTAATTATCGCAAGGTACCAGGCGTTTCAGCCGCTACCATTCTTGGTGATGGCAGTGTTGCGCTGATTGTGGATGTTTCAGCGTTACAAGCGCTTAATCGTGAAAAGCGTGTGGTTGAAACTGCTGCTTAA
- a CDS encoding methyl-accepting chemotaxis protein has translation MDMKITSRSEQHAEAGMLSNLRLVPLFVIILGGIMLLFAASIGTSSYFLQSSNQSLDDVTQEIDTRMGISNSSNHLRTARLLLIQAAAAARIGDSQVFNDNLKQAEQRLEQSKKAFMVYEERPVKTPQDMALDGDLRKSYDAYVNQGLMLMLTAAKQGLFEEVITLESEETRVLDLAYNKYLLEAVAYRTQRAKELNETARKNALLGYSLMGGSFTLATVLTLLTFLLLRSILIKPMNQLVTRIQRIAQGDLTQMSERYGSNEIGTLASNVQQMQSSLVTTVTTVRESADSIYQGSTEISSGNTDLSSRTEQQAAALEQTAASMEQLTATVKQNSENAHHASQLAANASGKAKQGGEIVANVVNTMNSISGSSKKISEITNVINSIAFQTNILALNAAVEAARAGEQGRGFAVVASEVRSLAQRSAQAAKEIETLISESVNLVNSGSVLVDNAGQTMKEIVDAVTNVTDIMGEIASASDEQSRGITQVGQAISEMDSVTQQNAALVQEASAAAASLEEQAALLTRAVATFKLSGHLSSAPSTPAQPNALAAKDRSSLALPRKTNTENGNWETF, from the coding sequence ATGGATATGAAAATAACTTCAAGGTCTGAGCAGCACGCCGAGGCTGGCATGCTGAGCAATTTACGGCTAGTTCCCTTATTCGTCATTATTCTGGGTGGAATCATGCTGTTATTTGCAGCATCTATTGGCACATCCAGCTATTTTCTACAAAGCAGCAATCAATCATTAGACGACGTTACACAAGAAATTGATACCCGAATGGGGATCTCAAACAGTTCCAACCATCTTCGTACCGCACGTCTGTTGCTAATCCAGGCTGCTGCAGCTGCGCGTATTGGTGATTCTCAGGTCTTCAATGACAACCTGAAGCAAGCTGAACAGCGGCTGGAACAGTCAAAAAAAGCATTTATGGTCTATGAAGAGCGCCCGGTTAAAACACCGCAAGATATGGCGTTGGACGGCGATCTGCGCAAATCCTATGATGCTTATGTCAATCAAGGTCTGATGTTAATGCTTACTGCGGCAAAACAGGGGTTGTTTGAAGAGGTTATCACTCTCGAATCTGAAGAAACCCGTGTTTTGGATTTGGCCTATAACAAATATTTGTTAGAAGCTGTCGCTTACCGTACGCAAAGAGCGAAAGAATTAAACGAAACTGCGCGTAAAAACGCGCTACTCGGGTATTCATTGATGGGGGGCAGCTTTACTCTGGCAACGGTTTTAACGCTTCTGACGTTCTTACTTCTCAGAAGTATTCTCATCAAACCAATGAATCAGTTGGTGACGCGAATTCAGCGAATTGCACAAGGCGATTTGACTCAAATGTCAGAGCGTTATGGCAGTAATGAGATCGGTACGCTAGCCAGCAACGTTCAGCAAATGCAGTCTTCTCTGGTCACAACCGTCACTACAGTCCGAGAAAGTGCAGATTCTATTTATCAAGGTTCGACGGAGATTTCATCCGGTAATACAGACCTTTCCTCGCGAACCGAACAGCAAGCCGCAGCGCTTGAACAGACTGCCGCAAGCATGGAGCAATTGACTGCAACTGTGAAGCAAAACTCAGAAAACGCGCATCACGCAAGCCAGCTCGCGGCGAATGCTTCTGGAAAAGCTAAACAGGGTGGCGAGATCGTTGCAAATGTCGTCAACACGATGAACAGTATTTCGGGTAGTTCAAAGAAAATCTCTGAAATTACCAATGTTATTAACAGCATTGCATTCCAGACGAATATCCTTGCGCTAAATGCGGCGGTTGAAGCGGCCAGAGCGGGAGAACAGGGACGTGGTTTTGCCGTCGTCGCCAGCGAGGTTCGTAGTCTTGCCCAGCGTAGTGCACAAGCCGCAAAAGAGATAGAAACGCTGATTTCCGAATCCGTCAATCTGGTCAATAGTGGCTCTGTTCTGGTTGATAACGCAGGTCAAACCATGAAAGAGATCGTCGATGCCGTTACTAACGTCACTGACATCATGGGTGAGATTGCCTCTGCGTCTGACGAACAAAGCCGGGGAATCACTCAAGTCGGCCAGGCAATATCTGAAATGGATAGCGTAACACAGCAGAATGCTGCACTTGTTCAGGAAGCCAGTGCAGCAGCCGCATCGCTGGAAGAGCAAGCTGCCCTGCTGACCCGCGCAGTTGCAACATTTAAGCTATCTGGACATTTATCAAGTGCACCTTCAACCCCTGCCCAGCCGAACGCTCTGGCCGCGAAGGATCGCTCCTCACTTGCCCTCCCCCGTAAAACCAATACAGAAAACGGTAACTGGGAAACGTTCTAA